The Acidobacteriota bacterium genome has a segment encoding these proteins:
- a CDS encoding PTS sugar transporter subunit IIA, whose product MIGILIITHGDLAKALLESAQNIAGEPLPFKTLTIGWNRQFEDIRREVGEAIDAVDCGDGVLVLTDLLGGTPSNVALSFVRKRPNIEVVTGVNLPILVKLATHQNRNDATVRDIARSLVDKGVNSIHLLSEYDRKQRSKPQSGKPMRSKPHGGA is encoded by the coding sequence ATGATAGGTATTCTCATCATCACACACGGCGATCTGGCGAAGGCGCTCCTCGAGTCGGCTCAGAACATTGCGGGTGAGCCGCTTCCCTTCAAAACCCTCACCATCGGATGGAACCGGCAATTTGAAGACATCCGCCGCGAGGTGGGCGAAGCCATCGATGCGGTCGATTGCGGTGACGGCGTCCTCGTCTTGACCGACCTGCTCGGCGGCACGCCCTCCAACGTCGCGCTTTCCTTCGTGCGCAAGCGTCCGAACATCGAGGTCGTCACGGGCGTGAACCTGCCCATCCTCGTGAAACTCGCAACGCATCAAAATCGAAACGACGCCACGGTGCGCGACATCGCGCGCTCCCTGGTCGACAAGGGCGTGAACAGCATTCATCTACTTTCCGAATACGACCGCAAGCAGCGCTCGAAGCCGCAATCGGGAAAGCCCATGAGGAGCAAACCGCATGGTGGAGCGTGA
- a CDS encoding HPr family phosphocarrier protein, producing the protein MVEREVEIVNKLGLHARAAARLVRLASQFACDIYLSMDGERVNAKSILGILSLAAAHGSKLSLLCEGSDAQEACDSLAALIANRFEEAE; encoded by the coding sequence ATGGTGGAGCGTGAGGTCGAAATCGTCAACAAGCTGGGGCTGCATGCGCGGGCGGCGGCGCGGCTGGTTCGGCTCGCGAGCCAATTTGCTTGCGACATTTACCTCTCGATGGACGGCGAGCGGGTGAACGCGAAGAGTATTTTGGGAATCCTCTCCCTCGCCGCCGCCCATGGCTCGAAGCTCTCTCTTCTCTGCGAGGGAAGCGATGCGCAGGAAGCCTGCGACTCCCTCGCGGCCCTCATTGCAAACCGATTCGAGGAGGCGGAATAA
- the ptsP gene encoding phosphoenolpyruvate--protein phosphotransferase: MSTRLVARGIAASGGVAYGKAFLLRDEEISIFHVSLHESDVPLEVKRLQNAVASSKRQLNVIREKVTKTLGENHAYFLDAQICALDDPLLVERAASTVREHRVNAEWAIHHSAGQIARRFAEMKDAYLSERAKDIEDVTRRIVWNLMGAKPRDLSTLEEPHILVASRLAPSDAIQLHRDRVLGLVLDVGGITSHTAIIARSLAIPAVIGLHNLSAAVVDQTPVLLDGDEGQVILNPSEADVNAYRAKKAELADRSQAYRALRDVVSETRSGERVHLAANIEFPSDVEGALEHGAEGVGLYRTELLYLNKSPNLPTEEDHYQAYKAVLESMGEKPVVIRTLDLGGEKFFHSILQKDNFNPVLGLRAIRYCLQNEAVFLPQLRGLLRASAHGRCLIMVPMVVNLDEIRRTKALLESVRKDLRLEGKTVAERIPFGIMVEVPATALAADTFAREADFFSVGTNDLIQYTLAIERGNDTVSYLYEPLHPSVLRLLDSVARAAHTAGIDLHLCGEMTSDPALTELLVGLGYRNLSMNARRIHEVKAAVRRIRISDAQALAREVLSKSDASEIRALLAERASAADGAQPAPSGPGAARPGTAGVIP; this comes from the coding sequence ATGAGCACGCGGCTTGTGGCGCGCGGTATTGCCGCCTCGGGCGGCGTCGCCTACGGGAAGGCGTTCCTTTTGCGCGACGAAGAAATTTCCATCTTCCACGTAAGCCTCCACGAATCCGACGTGCCCCTCGAAGTCAAACGCCTCCAAAACGCCGTGGCTTCCTCGAAGCGGCAGCTCAATGTCATTCGGGAAAAGGTCACGAAAACGCTCGGCGAAAACCACGCGTATTTCCTCGATGCGCAAATTTGCGCTCTCGATGATCCGCTTCTTGTCGAGCGCGCGGCCTCGACCGTCCGGGAGCACCGCGTGAACGCCGAGTGGGCCATCCATCACTCCGCGGGTCAGATTGCGAGGCGTTTCGCCGAGATGAAGGACGCCTATCTCAGCGAGCGCGCCAAGGACATCGAGGATGTGACGCGTCGGATTGTCTGGAACCTCATGGGCGCCAAGCCGCGTGACCTCTCGACGCTCGAAGAGCCGCACATCCTGGTGGCCTCGCGGCTTGCGCCTTCGGATGCGATTCAACTCCATCGCGACCGCGTTCTGGGCCTTGTGCTCGACGTGGGCGGCATCACGTCGCATACGGCCATCATCGCTCGCTCGCTCGCCATTCCGGCCGTCATCGGCCTCCACAACCTGAGCGCCGCCGTCGTGGACCAGACGCCCGTTCTACTGGACGGCGACGAAGGACAGGTGATCCTGAACCCCTCGGAGGCGGACGTGAACGCCTACCGGGCGAAAAAGGCGGAGCTCGCGGACCGCTCGCAGGCTTACCGTGCTCTGCGGGATGTCGTTTCCGAGACGCGGAGCGGCGAACGGGTGCACCTCGCCGCCAACATCGAGTTTCCCTCCGATGTCGAGGGAGCACTCGAACACGGAGCCGAAGGCGTGGGGCTTTACCGCACGGAACTCCTCTACCTCAACAAATCGCCCAATCTTCCCACCGAGGAGGACCACTACCAGGCCTATAAGGCCGTTCTGGAAAGCATGGGGGAAAAACCCGTCGTCATCCGCACGCTCGACCTGGGCGGAGAAAAGTTCTTCCACAGCATCCTTCAAAAAGATAATTTCAATCCCGTGCTCGGCCTCCGGGCTATCCGCTATTGCCTGCAAAACGAAGCCGTGTTCCTGCCCCAGCTCCGGGGCCTCCTGCGCGCGAGCGCGCACGGTCGTTGCCTCATCATGGTCCCCATGGTGGTGAACCTGGACGAAATTCGGCGCACCAAGGCTCTCCTCGAGAGCGTCCGGAAAGACCTGCGTCTTGAAGGAAAAACCGTGGCCGAGCGCATCCCGTTCGGAATCATGGTCGAAGTGCCGGCCACGGCGCTGGCCGCGGATACATTCGCGCGCGAAGCGGATTTCTTCAGCGTCGGCACAAACGACCTCATCCAATACACCCTGGCCATCGAGCGCGGAAACGACACGGTGTCCTATCTTTACGAGCCGCTACACCCATCCGTTTTGAGATTGCTGGACAGCGTGGCCCGCGCCGCACACACGGCGGGCATCGACCTCCACCTTTGCGGAGAGATGACCAGCGATCCCGCCCTCACGGAACTCCTGGTGGGACTCGGGTATCGGAATCTGAGCATGAACGCGCGCCGCATCCACGAAGTCAAGGCCGCCGTACGCCGCATCCGTATCTCGGACGCGCAGGCGCTTGCCCGGGAGGTTCTTTCCAAAAGCGACGCTTCGGAGATTCGCGCCCTGCTTGCCGAAAGGGCCTCGGCCGCCGACGGTGCTCAGCCCGCCCCTTCAGGGCCCGGAGCGGCCCGGCCGGGGACGGCGGGCGTCATCCCATGA
- a CDS encoding cupin domain-containing protein, with translation MKKIEKPWGHEILFAETPHYAGKIMAVRKGERLSLQYHERKDETLYLYSGRLMLYLGADEQGGSEMEMSAGDAQRVAPGEVHRITALEDCVLFEVSTPHLDDVVRLQDDHGRAERKKS, from the coding sequence ATGAAAAAAATCGAAAAGCCCTGGGGCCACGAAATCCTTTTCGCCGAGACGCCGCATTACGCGGGAAAAATTATGGCGGTGCGCAAGGGAGAGCGCCTGAGCCTGCAGTATCACGAACGCAAGGACGAAACCCTCTACCTATACTCGGGGCGGCTGATGCTCTACCTCGGCGCGGATGAACAAGGCGGAAGCGAAATGGAGATGTCCGCCGGGGACGCCCAGCGCGTCGCGCCGGGCGAAGTGCATCGCATCACGGCGCTTGAAGATTGCGTGCTTTTTGAGGTCTCGACGCCGCACCTCGACGACGTGGTGCGCCTTCAAGACGACCACGGCCGCGCCGAGAGGAAAAAGTCGTAG
- a CDS encoding alpha/beta fold hydrolase, with the protein MTTPPRTETLIASDGVRIACDLYGEGSPRPEGGVVVLAPGFWRRRVSPVMRRLAEHLAASGRSVLLFDFRGHGRSSGAYTFGLEEGRDFAAVLECAGRVFPEAAIRVVGFSMGGSIAMSVLAREPRAKTLVTVCAPADFAKIKVPLLKAPTALSCLSLHEVVRPPRVSLRAYLAKKPRYTDCAAQLAPVALHVFHTRNDWLVDVGHAHLLYEAASEPKSLRIFPFEEPLHADALLSGRFEAFCEALEGAIG; encoded by the coding sequence ATGACCACGCCCCCTCGCACGGAAACGCTCATCGCAAGCGACGGCGTCCGTATCGCCTGCGACCTCTACGGCGAGGGCTCGCCTCGCCCGGAGGGCGGGGTCGTGGTGCTCGCGCCGGGCTTCTGGAGAAGACGCGTGTCGCCCGTGATGCGGCGCCTCGCCGAGCACCTCGCGGCCAGCGGCCGGAGCGTGCTTCTTTTCGACTTTCGCGGCCACGGGCGATCGAGCGGCGCCTACACGTTCGGCCTCGAGGAGGGGCGGGATTTCGCCGCGGTGCTCGAATGCGCGGGCCGCGTCTTTCCCGAAGCCGCAATCCGTGTGGTGGGGTTTTCCATGGGAGGCAGCATCGCCATGAGTGTGCTTGCGCGGGAGCCGCGCGCGAAGACGCTCGTCACGGTCTGCGCCCCGGCCGATTTTGCGAAAATCAAAGTGCCACTCCTCAAGGCGCCCACGGCGCTCTCATGCCTGAGCCTTCACGAAGTCGTGCGCCCGCCGCGCGTTTCGCTTCGCGCCTATCTGGCCAAGAAGCCCCGCTACACCGACTGCGCGGCGCAGCTCGCCCCCGTCGCCCTGCACGTCTTTCACACCCGAAACGACTGGCTCGTGGACGTCGGGCACGCGCACCTTCTCTACGAGGCCGCCTCCGAGCCCAAGTCGCTGCGCATTTTTCCCTTCGAGGAGCCCCTTCACGCCGACGCGCTTCTTAGCGGGCGCTTCGAGGCGTTCTGCGAGGCGCTCGAGGGGGCCATCGGCTGA
- a CDS encoding bifunctional (p)ppGpp synthetase/guanosine-3',5'-bis(diphosphate) 3'-pyrophosphohydrolase: MAESTVSSQGKELEKTGEPAAGAAPPMPTPVRYQDLVERMERYIPRFDPEAIHRAYVYAAAKHRSQTRRSGEPYLSHPLHVAYILADMELEPTCVVVALLHDVVEDTATDLEEIERLFGRDVAHLVDGVTKLSKISFSSKEVQQAENFRKLVLAMVGDIRALLVKLADRLHNMQTLGALLPGVRERKARETLEIYAPLAYRLGMGRIKSELEELAFGVLNPREQELITANVEERRKVDTVFIRMIERTLQEALAKHRIAAAVEWRVKTTYSIYRKVTTKHVSLDEVYDYLAFRIITDAVGDEGVQACYRIMGILHGVWKHVPGRIKDFIAIPKPNNYRSLHTTLMTGEGHPFEVQIRTCEMHILSEEGIAAHWRYKEGKPPREGRDTEMFGWLRRTVEWLRDVKDPREFVDSMQLDLYPAEVYVFSPKGDVFSFPRTATPLDFAYRVHTEVGHRCIGAKVNGRMVPLDTPLRNGDVVEILTGKEAHPGKDWLKLVSTSRARVKIKAWFAREEKAHSVEMGREILEKHFRRRGFSLREALKDERKAEAVYRSLGVTEKESLCAAVAYGKVLPRKVLERFYPEETPTPKLARDAAEALPRTPLEVRGAEDLLINLTRCCHPIPGEDVIGYITRGRGVSVHRRSCPNVKTLLLAPERMVEVQWRGEDKAPKAGAQLYPARLVLHMDNRVGMLAKISVCIAERGMNIRDVKSIILPNGKFVLHLTVETLGLSHLKRVMEVLREVDGVFDVARK; encoded by the coding sequence ATGGCGGAATCTACCGTTTCCTCTCAAGGGAAGGAATTAGAGAAAACCGGCGAGCCCGCGGCGGGCGCCGCGCCCCCGATGCCGACTCCCGTGCGCTACCAGGACCTCGTGGAGCGCATGGAGCGCTACATTCCGCGGTTCGATCCCGAGGCCATCCACCGTGCCTACGTCTACGCGGCGGCTAAGCACCGCAGCCAGACGCGCCGGTCTGGAGAGCCGTACCTGAGCCACCCACTCCATGTCGCCTACATTCTCGCGGACATGGAGCTCGAGCCCACCTGCGTCGTCGTGGCCCTCCTCCACGACGTGGTGGAGGACACCGCGACCGATTTGGAGGAGATCGAGCGCCTCTTTGGCCGGGACGTGGCCCACCTTGTGGACGGCGTCACGAAGCTCAGCAAAATCTCGTTTTCCTCCAAAGAGGTCCAGCAGGCCGAGAATTTCCGGAAGCTCGTCCTCGCCATGGTGGGCGACATCCGCGCGCTTCTGGTTAAACTCGCCGACCGCCTCCACAACATGCAGACCCTTGGGGCGCTTCTTCCCGGCGTGCGGGAGCGCAAGGCGCGCGAGACGCTCGAGATCTACGCACCCCTCGCCTACCGCCTCGGGATGGGGCGCATCAAGTCGGAGCTCGAGGAGCTCGCGTTCGGGGTGCTCAACCCCCGCGAGCAAGAGCTCATCACGGCGAACGTCGAGGAAAGGCGCAAGGTGGACACGGTGTTCATCCGCATGATCGAGCGCACGCTCCAGGAGGCGCTCGCGAAGCACCGGATTGCGGCCGCGGTCGAGTGGCGCGTCAAGACGACCTACAGCATCTACAGAAAGGTTACAACCAAGCACGTTTCCCTCGACGAGGTGTACGATTACCTCGCGTTCCGAATCATCACGGACGCCGTCGGCGACGAGGGCGTGCAGGCGTGCTACCGCATCATGGGCATCCTGCACGGCGTGTGGAAGCACGTGCCGGGGCGCATCAAGGACTTCATCGCCATTCCCAAGCCCAACAACTACCGCTCGCTCCACACGACGCTTATGACCGGCGAGGGGCATCCGTTCGAGGTGCAGATTCGCACGTGCGAGATGCACATTCTGAGCGAGGAGGGGATCGCGGCGCACTGGCGCTACAAGGAAGGCAAACCGCCCCGGGAGGGACGCGATACGGAAATGTTCGGCTGGCTTCGACGCACCGTCGAGTGGCTCAGGGATGTCAAGGACCCGCGCGAATTCGTGGACAGCATGCAGCTCGACCTTTACCCCGCCGAGGTCTACGTCTTCAGCCCCAAGGGAGACGTGTTTTCGTTTCCGCGGACCGCCACGCCCCTCGATTTCGCCTACCGCGTCCACACCGAGGTCGGCCACCGCTGCATAGGCGCGAAAGTGAACGGCCGCATGGTTCCCCTCGACACGCCCCTGCGAAATGGTGATGTCGTGGAGATCCTCACGGGCAAGGAGGCGCATCCGGGCAAGGACTGGCTGAAGCTGGTGAGCACCTCGCGCGCGCGCGTCAAGATCAAGGCGTGGTTTGCGCGCGAGGAGAAGGCCCACAGCGTGGAGATGGGGCGCGAGATTCTGGAGAAACACTTCCGGCGGCGCGGCTTCTCCCTGCGCGAGGCCCTGAAGGACGAGAGGAAGGCCGAGGCCGTCTACCGCTCGCTCGGCGTGACGGAGAAAGAGAGCCTTTGCGCGGCCGTCGCCTACGGCAAGGTTCTGCCCCGAAAGGTGCTTGAAAGATTTTATCCCGAAGAAACCCCCACGCCCAAGCTTGCCCGAGACGCCGCCGAGGCCTTGCCCCGCACCCCGCTCGAGGTGCGCGGCGCGGAGGACCTGCTCATCAACCTCACCCGCTGCTGCCATCCCATTCCGGGCGAGGACGTCATAGGCTACATCACGCGCGGCCGGGGCGTCTCCGTCCACCGCCGCTCGTGCCCGAACGTCAAGACGCTTCTTCTTGCGCCGGAGCGCATGGTGGAAGTGCAGTGGAGGGGGGAGGATAAGGCTCCGAAAGCCGGCGCGCAGCTCTATCCGGCGCGCCTCGTCCTCCACATGGACAACCGCGTTGGGATGCTTGCCAAGATCTCGGTATGCATCGCCGAGCGGGGGATGAACATCCGCGACGTCAAATCCATAATCCTCCCGAACGGCAAGTTTGTCCTCCACCTCACCGTCGAGACCCTGGGCCTTTCGCACCTGAAGCGCGTCATGGAGGTGCTGCGCGAGGTGGACGGCGTCTTCGACGTGGCGAGAAAGTAG
- a CDS encoding HEAT repeat domain-containing protein: MMRALAAVLMIVLPAGIVPAKDETSKSLLKKQTLILQLEDKRDAQSGKWKKLAADGDASIRSRAALALGRIGSEQSVPLLAALAKDEEAGVRLAASFALGLVPGEGASKALAEVLSRPDLSPEETAQALESLGRVGLEEDASKVASFLDSPSPVVVEAALGALWKFSRFERLDKVMELATDADTEPAVRRAAALALGRRGPKEAYRTLSVLAHDADSRIVSYAIMGLNRTENPEAPAQVRHLLEDPNQPVAVHAAALQLFADRSGRIEKRVLSELLHPDQHPYVFLAAAAALEKAGAPTAMEFYEQFLELPHPEVVAAAVEAAGRAALPLVAKHGEKLTKHPSWMVRRAVLRAAMDVKYDKGKTEGWARALLEDPDMRVEIQALETLGRLDVPDRYDMLMERVGKDKKGEKEKHPLRLRQVILELQRLLQDDMKHLATYIRPKISQWQRKTINETLYRLYDEAPGGEGVVVRLSVLDALRDIQTPEALAFYGDVLASDPDFLVRRTAALHLEDITGDPYDAARLPPAKRKRPSFYRRVLSLNAERSEAVLRTEAGEVVLGFLPDDAPLTVHNFATLAEQGFYDGLPFHRVVPGFVVQTGCPWGTGLGGPGYRIRSEWSNLPYARGALGMAHSGKDTAGSQFFITQAPQPHLEAAYTVFGHVKKGMEVVDRITEGTRILSVEVR, translated from the coding sequence ATGATGCGTGCACTGGCGGCCGTTCTCATGATTGTCCTTCCGGCGGGAATCGTCCCGGCGAAGGACGAAACTTCCAAGTCTCTTCTTAAGAAGCAGACGCTCATCCTGCAGCTCGAGGACAAGCGCGACGCGCAGAGCGGCAAGTGGAAAAAGCTCGCGGCCGACGGGGACGCCTCGATTCGCTCCCGCGCGGCGCTTGCGCTCGGGCGCATCGGGAGCGAACAAAGCGTCCCTCTCCTCGCTGCTCTGGCGAAGGACGAAGAGGCCGGGGTGCGGCTGGCGGCGTCGTTTGCGCTGGGGCTCGTGCCGGGCGAGGGCGCCTCGAAAGCCCTCGCGGAGGTGCTTTCCCGCCCCGATCTCTCGCCAGAGGAAACCGCCCAGGCGCTCGAAAGCCTCGGGCGGGTCGGGCTTGAGGAAGATGCCTCTAAGGTCGCGTCCTTCCTCGACTCCCCGTCACCCGTGGTCGTCGAGGCCGCCCTCGGCGCGCTTTGGAAGTTTTCCCGTTTCGAGCGCCTTGACAAGGTGATGGAGCTTGCGACGGACGCCGACACGGAGCCGGCGGTGCGGCGGGCCGCCGCCCTCGCGCTCGGACGCCGGGGACCCAAGGAAGCCTACCGGACGCTCTCGGTGCTTGCGCACGATGCCGATTCCAGAATCGTCTCCTACGCCATCATGGGCCTCAACCGCACGGAGAATCCCGAGGCGCCGGCCCAGGTGCGGCACCTCCTCGAGGACCCGAATCAGCCCGTCGCCGTGCATGCCGCGGCGCTTCAACTGTTTGCCGACCGCTCCGGGCGGATAGAGAAGCGCGTGCTGAGCGAACTCCTCCACCCCGACCAGCACCCCTACGTCTTTCTCGCCGCCGCTGCCGCGCTCGAAAAGGCCGGCGCCCCGACGGCTATGGAGTTCTACGAGCAATTTCTGGAGCTTCCCCATCCCGAGGTTGTGGCGGCCGCGGTGGAGGCGGCCGGCCGTGCGGCCCTGCCTCTCGTTGCCAAGCACGGGGAGAAACTCACGAAGCATCCTTCCTGGATGGTTCGGCGGGCGGTGCTTCGGGCCGCGATGGATGTCAAGTATGACAAGGGAAAAACCGAAGGCTGGGCGCGCGCCCTCCTGGAAGACCCCGACATGCGCGTCGAGATCCAGGCGCTCGAAACCCTCGGAAGGCTTGACGTGCCCGACCGCTACGACATGCTCATGGAGCGCGTCGGGAAGGACAAGAAGGGCGAAAAGGAAAAACATCCCCTGCGGCTGAGGCAGGTCATTCTGGAGCTTCAGCGCCTGCTTCAAGACGACATGAAGCACCTGGCCACGTACATACGGCCTAAAATTTCCCAATGGCAGCGCAAGACCATCAACGAGACTCTCTATCGGTTGTACGACGAGGCCCCGGGCGGCGAGGGGGTGGTCGTCCGCTTGAGCGTACTCGACGCCCTTAGGGACATTCAAACGCCGGAAGCGCTCGCGTTTTACGGGGACGTGCTCGCCTCCGACCCCGACTTTTTGGTGCGGCGCACGGCGGCGCTCCATCTGGAGGACATTACGGGCGACCCGTACGACGCCGCGCGGCTTCCTCCCGCCAAGCGGAAGCGTCCGTCGTTTTACCGCCGCGTTCTGAGCCTGAACGCCGAGCGCTCCGAAGCCGTGCTTCGCACGGAGGCGGGGGAGGTCGTGTTGGGGTTTCTCCCCGACGACGCGCCGCTTACGGTGCACAACTTTGCGACGCTGGCCGAGCAGGGATTCTACGACGGCCTCCCCTTCCACCGGGTCGTTCCCGGCTTCGTCGTTCAAACGGGCTGCCCGTGGGGCACTGGGTTGGGGGGGCCGGGCTACCGCATCCGCAGCGAATGGAGCAACCTTCCTTATGCGCGTGGCGCACTGGGCATGGCTCATAGCGGCAAGGACACGGCGGGGAGCCAATTCTTCATCACCCAGGCCCCCCAGCCACATCTTGAAGCGGCCTACACCGTGTTCGGCCATGTGAAGAAGGGCATGGAGGTCGTGGACCGCATCACGGAAGGCACGCGCATCCTGAGCGTGGAGGTGCGCTGA
- a CDS encoding L-seryl-tRNA(Sec) selenium transferase produces the protein MPAKHLSAKSLLRDLPSVDRLLSEKTVAALAEEYPRGRVKEAAREVLKDLRRAVREGRLDAGALRARLERLPQALRERLAGALRPSLLSVINATGVILHTNLGRAPLAEEAVEEVARAARSYAALEYDIASGRRGGRGAHVESLLCRMLEAEAAHIVNNNAAAVLLALNTLALGKEVVVSRGELIEIGGSFRIPEILARSGARMREVGTTNKTKPADYARAVSKETGTLLKVHPSNYRVVGFTESVELEELAAIARKKRIPLLYDLGSGHLAPLAGVGEPTVPEELRRGADVVCFSGDKLLGGPQAGVLAGKKRLVQAMKRNPLSRALRVDKMTLAALEATLALHYAGRLEKIPVLRMAGASREAIRKRARRLASRIAKVHPDWGVEVKDDASRIGGGTTPAMETPTAVVSLLHPSLSAQAAAERLRGAEPPVIARVRGGRVILDLRTVGREEEKKLEAALGRLA, from the coding sequence ATGCCAGCGAAGCACCTTTCGGCAAAAAGTTTGCTGCGCGATCTTCCCTCCGTGGACCGCCTGCTCTCGGAAAAAACGGTCGCGGCGCTTGCGGAGGAATACCCGCGCGGGCGCGTGAAGGAGGCGGCGCGGGAAGTTCTCAAAGATTTGCGCCGGGCCGTCCGCGAGGGTCGCCTCGACGCCGGGGCGCTGCGCGCGCGGCTCGAACGTCTGCCGCAGGCGCTGCGCGAGCGGCTTGCTGGCGCGCTTCGCCCTTCGCTCCTCTCGGTCATCAATGCCACTGGCGTCATCCTGCATACGAACCTGGGGCGCGCTCCGCTTGCGGAGGAGGCCGTCGAGGAGGTCGCCCGCGCCGCGCGCAGCTACGCAGCCCTCGAATACGACATCGCCTCCGGGAGGCGCGGCGGCCGCGGCGCGCACGTCGAGAGCCTCCTGTGCCGCATGCTCGAGGCGGAAGCCGCGCACATCGTCAACAACAACGCGGCGGCCGTGCTCCTTGCGCTCAACACGCTCGCCCTGGGGAAAGAGGTCGTGGTCTCGCGCGGGGAGCTCATCGAAATCGGCGGCTCCTTCCGCATCCCCGAAATCCTCGCCCGAAGCGGCGCCCGCATGCGCGAGGTGGGCACGACGAACAAAACCAAGCCGGCGGACTACGCCCGCGCCGTCTCGAAGGAAACCGGCACCCTGCTGAAAGTGCACCCGAGCAACTACCGCGTCGTGGGCTTCACGGAAAGCGTCGAACTCGAGGAGCTCGCGGCGATTGCGCGCAAGAAGCGGATTCCCCTCCTGTACGACCTGGGAAGCGGGCACCTCGCCCCGCTTGCCGGCGTGGGCGAGCCGACCGTGCCGGAAGAGCTGCGCCGCGGCGCGGACGTGGTGTGCTTCAGCGGCGACAAGCTCCTGGGCGGCCCCCAGGCGGGCGTCCTTGCGGGGAAAAAGCGCCTCGTCCAGGCCATGAAGCGCAATCCCCTGAGCCGCGCCCTGCGCGTGGACAAGATGACGCTCGCAGCGCTCGAGGCGACGCTCGCGCTCCATTACGCCGGCCGCCTAGAGAAAATTCCCGTCCTCCGGATGGCGGGTGCTTCGAGAGAAGCGATTCGCAAGCGCGCCCGGCGGCTTGCTTCGCGCATCGCCAAGGTGCATCCCGACTGGGGCGTCGAGGTCAAGGACGACGCCTCCCGCATCGGAGGGGGAACGACGCCCGCGATGGAGACTCCGACGGCGGTCGTCTCTCTGCTCCACCCTTCGCTGAGCGCCCAGGCCGCTGCCGAGCGGCTCCGCGGCGCGGAGCCGCCGGTCATCGCCCGTGTGCGCGGCGGACGCGTGATTCTCGATTTAAGAACGGTAGGCCGGGAGGAAGAGAAGAAGCTCGAAGCCGCGCTCGGCCGGCTCGCTTAA
- a CDS encoding MBL fold metallo-hydrolase, translating to MAGNPAFRVRFWGVRGSYAAPGSDTVRYGGNTSCVEVQAGGKRIVLDAGSGIIPLGKHILETASDGQGQHTLVLISHFHFDHIQGLPFFRPAFLSSHRVYVYAPSFMNETPRATFDRLLVSPMCPFDLRNMSGVAEVSEVKPGERFVWSPSDDAPRPAGEAASDEDVLVEPYVNYDIHPRDGVALYRLRHRGRSLVYATDVEGVHDEVVEFARGADLLILDAMYKRNEYENITRGWGHSTVTMAREVAQRADVARFALFHHSPDHDDDTIDEKERFARKEFPAAFCACEGQTVEF from the coding sequence ATGGCTGGAAATCCCGCATTTCGAGTGCGATTCTGGGGCGTGCGCGGAAGCTACGCCGCTCCTGGCTCCGACACCGTCCGTTACGGTGGTAACACGTCATGCGTCGAAGTCCAGGCGGGCGGCAAGCGCATCGTCCTAGACGCCGGCAGCGGGATCATTCCTCTCGGAAAGCACATTCTTGAAACGGCGTCCGACGGCCAGGGGCAGCACACTCTCGTGCTCATAAGCCACTTCCACTTCGACCACATTCAGGGCCTTCCTTTCTTTCGCCCGGCCTTTCTTTCCTCTCACCGCGTCTACGTCTACGCGCCCTCGTTTATGAACGAGACGCCCCGCGCAACCTTTGATCGCCTCTTGGTGTCGCCGATGTGTCCTTTCGATTTGCGTAACATGTCGGGCGTGGCCGAGGTGAGCGAGGTCAAGCCCGGCGAGCGCTTCGTCTGGTCGCCTTCGGACGACGCCCCGCGCCCCGCCGGGGAGGCGGCGTCGGACGAGGACGTTCTCGTCGAGCCTTACGTTAACTACGACATCCATCCCCGCGACGGCGTCGCCCTCTACCGGCTGCGCCACCGCGGGCGCTCCTTGGTCTACGCGACCGACGTGGAGGGAGTGCACGACGAGGTCGTCGAGTTTGCGCGCGGCGCGGATTTGCTCATCCTGGACGCGATGTACAAAAGGAACGAGTACGAGAACATAACGCGCGGCTGGGGGCACTCGACCGTCACGATGGCGCGCGAGGTGGCCCAGCGCGCCGACGTGGCCCGCTTCGCCCTCTTCCACCACAGCCCCGACCACGACGACGACACCATCGACGAGAAGGAGCGCTTCGCACGGAAGGAGTTCCCCGCCGCCTTTTGCGCCTGCGAAGGGCAGACGGTGGAGTTTTAA
- the rplM gene encoding 50S ribosomal protein L13, which translates to MKKSTRFAQPDEVGKKWCVVDAAGKPLGRLSSRVAWLLMGKHKPKYSPHVECGDFVVVVNAEKVHLTGRKEEQKLYQWHTGYPGGLKERRASEMRAKQPAKLVEWSVYGMLPKTRLGKRMFNRLKVYAGPDHPHAAQSPEAVEI; encoded by the coding sequence ATGAAGAAAAGCACGCGGTTTGCGCAGCCCGACGAGGTCGGAAAGAAATGGTGCGTGGTGGACGCCGCGGGGAAGCCGCTGGGGCGGCTTTCGTCGCGGGTCGCGTGGCTGCTCATGGGCAAGCACAAGCCCAAGTACTCGCCCCACGTGGAATGCGGCGATTTCGTCGTCGTGGTCAACGCCGAGAAGGTGCACCTCACGGGCCGCAAGGAAGAGCAAAAACTTTACCAGTGGCACACCGGCTATCCCGGCGGCCTCAAGGAGCGCCGGGCCTCCGAGATGCGCGCCAAGCAGCCTGCGAAGCTTGTGGAGTGGAGCGTCTACGGCATGCTTCCCAAAACCCGCCTGGGGAAGCGCATGTTCAACCGGTTGAAGGTCTATGCCGGACCCGACCATCCTCATGCGGCGCAGAGTCCGGAGGCCGTGGAGATATAG